TAAAACCGCTCCAAGGCACCGCTCGACTAGTCTCCCGCTACTACTGCTCGTCGGCTCTCGCCGAGGAGTTGCCAATCGCATTCAGGTTTCCGGTGTGCCCCAGACTGAGCACCCTGAATCCGATGGCGAAAATTCTGTTTCTGCACGAATGGCCTGGGAGGGCGAAGCTACTTCACCCGATCACCCGATGGCCCGATCACCCGATTTTCGGGCAACCGTTATTCGGCAAACTTTTTCTGCTCGACGCCCTGATTGACCACGACAGCCAGGTTGCGTCCGACGGCATTCATTGCCGTAACCAGACGTTGAGCCGGAGCGCTAATGAGGAACAGCAATTTCGAATAAAGCTCCTCTTTGCCTGGCATCGTCGCCAAGGCTTTGACTTCGTTGATGGAAATTACTTTTCCCTCAACGACGCCAAGCTTGAAGGTGAATTCTGGATTGTCGGAAACATACTTCGTGAGCGCCTTGGCCAAGGCCACAGGGTCACCGGTTGTGTAAGCAATCGAGCTGACGCCCTTCAAACTCTTGAGCGCCTCTTCAACCGCAGTACCCTGCGCAGCACGCTTTGCCAGCGTGTTCTTCACCACCTGGTACTTGCCGCCTGCGATACGCACCGTCTTTCGCAACTCGAAATCCTGCGCGACGGTCAGCTTGCCAAAGGTACCGACA
This region of Terriglobales bacterium genomic DNA includes:
- the rplJ gene encoding 50S ribosomal protein L10, whose translation is MAVTRAKKSEQVEKLAADLKQVNSMIVGTFGKLTVAQDFELRKTVRIAGGKYQVVKNTLAKRAAQGTAVEEALKSLKGVSSIAYTTGDPVALAKALTKYVSDNPEFTFKLGVVEGKVISINEVKALATMPGKEELYSKLLFLISAPAQRLVTAMNAVGRNLAVVVNQGVEQKKFAE